From one Candidatus Methanoplasma termitum genomic stretch:
- a CDS encoding recombinase family protein has product MKAAVYLRVSTEEQSMEGYSLDAQRSILLDYCLSEGWEVFDIYTDDGYSGRSIKRPEYTRMFNELEKWDVLLVLKIDRIHRNIRNFMNMMDDLNKKDKKFASAMDSLDTTNALGRFVVNVIQMIAQLESEQIGERTYFGMEEKARSMVNTEKESRTMGFNAPYGYGLDKGVLISVPEELAVVRSIFKEYLDGSTMDSIAYRLNNADQLTKNGNPWNIFNIRTVLHNPIYAGYMRWDKVLVRHFAQEAVSADEFNRVQDMISSKIRDPKKRKDRKIPEEL; this is encoded by the coding sequence ATGAAAGCGGCAGTTTATTTGAGAGTATCAACAGAAGAACAGTCGATGGAAGGATACTCGCTGGATGCTCAGAGGTCGATACTTTTGGATTATTGTCTGTCGGAAGGGTGGGAAGTCTTCGACATCTATACGGATGACGGGTATTCGGGGAGAAGCATAAAGAGGCCCGAATACACAAGGATGTTCAACGAGTTAGAAAAATGGGATGTACTGTTGGTCCTGAAGATCGACCGTATACACAGGAACATCCGCAATTTCATGAATATGATGGACGATCTGAACAAGAAGGATAAGAAATTCGCTTCTGCGATGGACTCTCTGGACACCACAAATGCATTGGGCAGATTCGTTGTAAACGTTATACAGATGATAGCTCAGCTGGAAAGCGAGCAGATCGGTGAAAGAACGTACTTTGGAATGGAAGAGAAAGCGAGATCGATGGTCAACACCGAAAAAGAGAGCCGGACGATGGGGTTCAATGCCCCATACGGGTACGGTCTTGACAAAGGCGTTCTGATATCTGTGCCTGAGGAATTGGCCGTCGTGAGGAGTATTTTCAAAGAATATTTGGACGGATCAACAATGGACAGCATTGCGTACAGATTGAACAACGCCGACCAATTGACGAAAAATGGCAATCCATGGAACATTTTCAACATCAGGACCGTTCTCCACAATCCCATTTATGCCGGGTATATGAGATGGGATAAGGTGCTGGTAAGGCACTTTGCGCAGGAGGCTGTGTCGGCTGATGAGTTCAACCGTGTTCAGGACATGATTTCCTCTAAGATCAGGGATCCTAAGAAGAGAAAAGACAGAAAAATCCCAGAAGAATTATGA
- a CDS encoding type II toxin-antitoxin system VapC family toxin yields the protein MKALIDTNVLIDVVQMREPFYKDSKKIFQMAIDETIEGYVSVQSLRDVFYVCKEKYKSKDPFLPIEQLAYLFNIIDVTSEDSISALMSGQEDYEDALLIFSAERNDLDAIITRNTKDFYDTDLFVIDPSEIDKIFEPGIRSGKSVVDLKCGD from the coding sequence TTGAAAGCACTCATAGACACAAATGTTTTGATAGATGTAGTGCAGATGAGAGAGCCGTTCTATAAGGATTCAAAAAAAATTTTTCAGATGGCGATCGACGAAACGATCGAGGGTTATGTTTCCGTGCAATCACTAAGGGATGTCTTTTATGTGTGCAAAGAAAAATACAAGAGCAAAGACCCGTTCTTACCAATCGAACAATTGGCATACTTGTTCAACATTATTGATGTTACATCAGAGGATTCAATATCTGCGTTAATGTCCGGTCAAGAGGACTATGAGGACGCTTTACTAATTTTTTCCGCAGAGAGAAACGATTTAGATGCGATCATTACGAGAAACACAAAAGATTTCTATGACACGGATCTTTTTGTAATAGATCCTTCTGAAATAGACAAAATTTTTGAGCCGGGTATCAGGTCCGGAAAATCAGTGGTTGACTTAAAGTGTGGTGATTAA
- a CDS encoding recombinase family protein: protein MRAALYVRVSTEDQAKEGFSLDAQTKRLEAYCRLKGYEISDIYRDEGCSGRNTERPEYKRMMEDQDNWDVLVVLKMDRIHRNSVNFTLMMDDLRKNKKEFCSTQEKIDTGTAMGRFAMDMMQRIAQLESEQIGERVKIGMARKAESGEGYMGSGHPYGYVYERGSLVVIENEARVVRDIYSMHQRGMSLRAIADALNHSYILSKKGGRWTHQSISKIVHNPLYAGYVRWTYFDEHTQKTRCIIRTGDHAAIVNKGVFESINGPIE from the coding sequence ATGCGGGCAGCACTCTACGTCAGAGTGTCGACGGAAGACCAAGCAAAAGAAGGGTTCTCCCTCGATGCACAGACAAAAAGACTGGAAGCCTACTGCAGGCTTAAAGGGTATGAGATATCCGACATCTACAGGGATGAAGGGTGTTCCGGAAGGAACACCGAGCGTCCGGAATACAAGAGGATGATGGAAGACCAAGACAACTGGGACGTCCTCGTTGTGCTGAAGATGGACAGGATACACCGTAACAGTGTGAACTTTACACTGATGATGGACGATCTCCGCAAGAACAAGAAAGAGTTCTGCTCCACTCAGGAGAAGATCGACACCGGTACCGCTATGGGCAGATTCGCTATGGACATGATGCAGAGGATCGCCCAGCTCGAAAGCGAACAGATCGGGGAAAGAGTAAAGATCGGAATGGCCAGAAAGGCCGAGTCCGGAGAAGGGTACATGGGCTCCGGACATCCTTACGGTTATGTTTACGAAAGGGGCTCTTTGGTGGTCATTGAGAACGAAGCCAGGGTCGTAAGGGACATCTACTCCATGCATCAGCGGGGAATGTCCCTGAGGGCCATTGCGGACGCATTGAACCATTCATACATCTTATCTAAAAAAGGCGGAAGATGGACCCACCAATCGATCTCGAAGATCGTTCACAACCCGCTCTATGCGGGCTATGTCAGATGGACATACTTCGATGAGCACACACAGAAAACAAGATGCATTATCCGCACCGGAGACCACGCCGCGATAGTGAACAAAGGTGTTTTTGAATCGATCAACGGCCCAATCGAATGA